Proteins encoded within one genomic window of Saccharopolyspora pogona:
- a CDS encoding FadR/GntR family transcriptional regulator: MAGGGRLLQDKVVDLILEAGLPPGAPLPSEPQLMAQFGASRNSIRETLRALHTLGIVDIRHGYGTFVGEAPVTALLPGLLFRARQSARQDASTLADFIQLRRILETALISEVPRHADDELIGELETCIAEMRSGDVVEADRRFHQALYRPVGNEIAVQLIDLFWTVYHRVEAEIDRPEVVRDEIGDEHQRIVDAIRAGDSDAAAEEMARHFSGIERRSRRFVDKQR, from the coding sequence ATGGCGGGTGGGGGCAGGTTGCTTCAGGACAAGGTCGTGGACCTGATCCTGGAGGCCGGGCTTCCACCAGGCGCACCGTTGCCGAGCGAGCCGCAGCTGATGGCCCAGTTCGGCGCTAGCCGGAACTCCATCCGGGAGACCCTGCGAGCGTTGCACACGCTCGGCATCGTCGACATCCGTCACGGGTACGGGACCTTCGTCGGCGAGGCGCCGGTGACCGCGCTGCTGCCCGGGCTGTTGTTCCGCGCTCGGCAGTCCGCTCGGCAGGACGCCTCCACGCTGGCCGACTTCATCCAGCTCCGGCGGATCCTGGAAACCGCGTTGATCTCCGAGGTGCCCCGGCACGCCGACGATGAGTTGATCGGCGAGCTCGAAACCTGCATCGCCGAGATGCGTAGCGGCGATGTCGTCGAGGCCGACCGGCGGTTCCACCAGGCGCTCTACCGGCCCGTCGGCAATGAGATCGCGGTCCAGCTCATCGACCTGTTCTGGACCGTCTACCACCGCGTGGAAGCCGAGATCGACCGTCCCGAGGTGGTGCGCGACGAGATCGGTGACGAGCACCAGCGCATCGTCGATGCGATTCGCGCCGGTGATTCCGATGCGGCGGCAGAGGAGATGGCCCGGCACTTCTCCGGCATAGAGCGGCGTTCGCGGCGCTTCGTCGACAAGCAGCGGTAG
- the hpnE gene encoding hydroxysqualene dehydroxylase HpnE, whose protein sequence is MSRGRVVVVGGGLSGVTAALRCAELGFEVELLETRPRLGGATYSFVRGDLVVDTGQHVFLRCYTAYTGLLRRLGVADSISVQPRFHVPVLSPGGRASVLCRWNLPAPAHLTPTLLGYRMLTAAERMRVARTALALRRLDPADPALDDISLGQWLRQRGESPRAVDALWGLLALAALNAEPADASMALAAKVFRTGVLDTSDSADIGIPQVPLGQLHGEAAHRALLEAGVGIRLRCKARAIRHSGTGFQVPVRENTGESVLTADSVVVAVPHRAAATLVADLPIPGVATWAKLSAAPIVNVHVLYDRPVTSLEMAAVLDSPVQWVFDRTAISGAPRGQYLAVSLSAAQEHVQARTDYLHDLFIPALRQVFPYARSARVLDFFVTREPSATFRQAPGTAALRPQARTAVPGLVLAGAWTATGWPDTTEGAVLSGTRAAEVVDLDQRSQHGVEVTA, encoded by the coding sequence GTGAGCCGGGGGCGCGTGGTGGTGGTCGGCGGCGGCCTGTCCGGGGTGACGGCGGCGCTGCGCTGCGCCGAACTGGGATTCGAGGTCGAGCTGCTGGAGACGCGCCCCAGGCTGGGCGGCGCGACTTACTCCTTCGTGCGCGGCGACCTCGTGGTGGACACCGGGCAGCACGTCTTCCTGCGCTGTTACACCGCCTACACCGGCCTGCTGCGGCGGCTCGGCGTCGCCGACTCGATCAGCGTGCAACCCCGGTTCCACGTCCCGGTGCTCAGCCCCGGCGGCCGGGCTTCGGTGTTGTGCCGCTGGAACCTCCCGGCACCGGCACACCTGACCCCGACGCTGCTGGGATACCGCATGCTGACCGCGGCGGAACGGATGCGGGTGGCGCGCACCGCGCTGGCGCTTCGGCGGCTCGATCCGGCCGACCCCGCGCTGGACGACATCAGCCTCGGGCAGTGGCTGAGGCAGCGCGGCGAGTCGCCGCGCGCCGTCGATGCGCTGTGGGGGTTGTTGGCGTTGGCGGCGCTCAACGCCGAGCCCGCGGACGCGTCGATGGCGTTGGCGGCCAAGGTGTTCCGGACGGGCGTGCTGGACACATCCGACAGCGCCGACATCGGGATTCCCCAGGTGCCGCTGGGACAATTGCATGGCGAAGCCGCCCACCGCGCGTTGCTGGAAGCGGGTGTCGGCATCCGGCTCCGCTGCAAGGCTCGGGCGATCCGCCACTCCGGCACGGGTTTTCAGGTCCCAGTGCGCGAGAACACCGGGGAATCGGTGCTCACCGCGGACTCGGTCGTCGTCGCGGTCCCGCACCGCGCGGCGGCGACGCTTGTGGCGGACCTCCCGATACCGGGCGTGGCGACGTGGGCGAAGCTGTCCGCGGCACCGATCGTCAACGTTCACGTGCTCTACGACCGGCCGGTCACCAGCCTTGAGATGGCCGCTGTGCTGGACTCCCCGGTGCAATGGGTCTTCGACCGGACAGCCATCTCCGGCGCACCCCGCGGGCAGTACCTGGCCGTCTCGCTTTCCGCCGCGCAGGAGCACGTCCAGGCGCGCACTGATTACCTGCACGACCTGTTCATCCCCGCGCTGCGGCAGGTCTTCCCGTACGCCCGCAGCGCGCGGGTCCTCGACTTCTTCGTCACCCGCGAGCCCAGCGCGACCTTCCGGCAGGCGCCCGGCACCGCCGCGCTCCGGCCGCAGGCCCGCACCGCGGTGCCCGGCCTGGTGCTCGCCGGGGCGTGGACCGCCACCGGATGGCCCGACACGACTGAGGGAGCGGTGCTCAGCGGTACCCGCGCCGCCGAGGTAGTGGATCTGGACCAGCGCTCGCAACATGGCGTGGAGGTGACCGCATGA
- the hpnC gene encoding squalene synthase HpnC, protein MVLSLPDSAVYGGDSENSDGLPRSGDFPRSAAVLARMRSENFPVAARILPRGLRRHLHALYGFFRLVDYAGDEAPGNRGALLDFLEIDLKRAYQGTARIPMLRSLTPTVAECAIPHEVLVKLIDANRQDQQVRRYRSFPDLLDYCALSANPVGEAVLHVFGRAEPALITLSDRICSALQILEHCQDIAEDYRQDRVYLPTDDMQRFGCEEPELVADRASTMLCGLVKYEVDRARRMLDAGAPLVGELSGMARIAVAGYVAGGRATAAAFAAAKHDPLGFDVRPGRGRTFAEWGRLYVLGGIW, encoded by the coding sequence ATGGTCTTGTCGCTGCCTGATAGCGCGGTGTACGGCGGGGATTCCGAAAACTCGGACGGGTTGCCACGTTCGGGTGATTTTCCGCGGAGTGCCGCGGTGCTCGCCCGGATGCGGTCGGAGAACTTCCCGGTCGCCGCCCGGATCCTGCCGCGCGGGCTGCGGCGGCACCTGCACGCCCTGTACGGCTTCTTCCGGCTGGTCGATTACGCCGGGGACGAGGCTCCCGGCAACCGCGGGGCGCTGCTCGACTTCCTCGAAATCGATCTCAAGCGCGCCTACCAGGGAACGGCTCGGATTCCGATGCTGCGTTCGCTGACACCGACGGTCGCCGAGTGTGCCATTCCGCACGAGGTGCTGGTCAAGCTGATCGACGCCAACCGGCAGGACCAGCAGGTGCGGCGCTACCGCAGCTTCCCGGACCTGCTCGACTACTGCGCCCTGTCCGCGAACCCGGTCGGGGAAGCGGTGCTGCACGTCTTCGGGCGGGCCGAACCCGCGCTGATCACGCTGTCCGACCGGATCTGCAGCGCGCTGCAGATCCTGGAGCACTGCCAGGACATCGCCGAGGACTACCGCCAGGACCGGGTGTACCTGCCGACCGACGACATGCAGCGCTTCGGCTGCGAGGAACCGGAACTGGTCGCCGACCGCGCCTCGACGATGCTATGCGGGCTCGTGAAGTACGAAGTGGACCGCGCGCGCCGGATGCTCGACGCCGGCGCGCCGCTGGTCGGGGAGCTGTCCGGGATGGCCCGGATAGCGGTGGCCGGTTATGTCGCGGGCGGACGTGCCACGGCGGCCGCGTTCGCTGCGGCGAAGCACGATCCGCTCGGCTTCGACGTGCGGCCGGGGCGGGGGCGGACCTTCGCCGAATGGGGGCGGTTGTACGTGTTGGGAGGCATTTGGTGA
- a CDS encoding dipeptidase — MTDKAALVRARTLLAEHPVIDGHNDLPWALREQVGYDLDRCDIAQDQSARLHTDLARLRAGGVGGQFWSVYVKAEYQGDKAVSATIEQIDCVRALVARYPDHLQLARTADELEAARANGRIASLMGAEGGHSIACSLATLRALHELGVRYLTLTHNDNVPWADSATDEPAAKGLTRFGVEVVREMNRLGMLVDLSHVAPDTMRDALGATRAPVIFSHSSARAVCNHPRNIPDDVLAALPANGGVAMATFVPKFVLPEAIEWSKRAQDVLSEQGFDPLDTTPEALEALRAYEAANPRPVATAGTVADHLDHMREVAGIDHIGIGGDYDGTAFTPQGLDDVAGYPNLIAELITRGWSEADLAKLTWHNAVRVLRDAEHVARDLQRTERPSIATIDQLDG; from the coding sequence ATGACCGACAAAGCCGCGCTGGTGCGGGCACGGACGCTGCTCGCCGAGCACCCGGTGATCGACGGGCACAACGACCTGCCTTGGGCGCTGCGCGAGCAGGTCGGCTACGACCTGGACCGCTGCGACATCGCCCAGGACCAGTCGGCGCGGCTGCACACCGACCTGGCCCGGCTGCGCGCCGGCGGCGTCGGCGGCCAGTTCTGGTCGGTCTACGTTAAGGCCGAGTATCAGGGCGACAAGGCGGTCAGCGCCACGATCGAGCAGATCGACTGCGTGCGCGCCCTCGTCGCGCGCTACCCGGACCACCTGCAGCTCGCTCGCACCGCCGACGAGCTGGAGGCCGCCCGCGCCAACGGCCGCATCGCCTCGCTGATGGGCGCCGAGGGAGGCCACTCCATCGCGTGTTCACTGGCCACCTTGCGCGCCCTGCACGAACTGGGCGTCCGCTACCTCACGCTGACCCACAACGACAACGTGCCGTGGGCGGACTCGGCCACCGACGAACCGGCCGCGAAGGGCCTGACCCGCTTCGGCGTCGAGGTGGTGCGCGAGATGAACCGGCTGGGCATGCTGGTGGACCTTTCGCACGTCGCCCCCGACACCATGCGGGACGCGCTGGGCGCCACCCGAGCCCCGGTGATCTTCTCGCACTCCTCGGCACGGGCCGTCTGCAACCATCCGCGCAACATCCCTGACGACGTGCTGGCCGCGCTGCCCGCCAACGGTGGCGTTGCGATGGCGACCTTCGTGCCGAAGTTCGTGCTTCCTGAAGCGATCGAATGGAGCAAGCGGGCCCAGGACGTGCTGAGCGAGCAGGGCTTCGATCCGCTGGACACGACGCCCGAGGCACTGGAGGCGCTGCGGGCGTACGAGGCCGCAAATCCGCGGCCGGTGGCCACCGCCGGAACCGTGGCCGACCACCTCGACCACATGCGCGAGGTCGCGGGCATCGACCACATCGGCATCGGCGGCGACTACGACGGCACCGCCTTCACCCCGCAGGGCCTGGACGACGTCGCCGGGTACCCGAACCTGATCGCGGAGCTGATCACCCGGGGCTGGTCCGAGGCCGACCTCGCCAAGCTCACCTGGCACAACGCCGTGCGCGTGCTCCGCGACGCGGAGCACGTGGCCCGCGACCTCCAGCGCACCGAACGCCCCTCGATCGCGACCATCGATCAGCTGGACGGCTGA
- a CDS encoding TetR family transcriptional regulator, which translates to MTTPAKRLAPDQRRKQILAVARRLFGQGCYSRVSTSDIARAVGWPGR; encoded by the coding sequence ATGACCACGCCCGCCAAGCGGCTGGCACCGGACCAGCGGCGGAAGCAGATCCTGGCGGTCGCCCGGCGGCTGTTCGGCCAGGGCTGCTACTCGCGGGTGTCCACATCGGACATCGCCAGGGCCGTGGGGTGGCCCGGCCGCTGA
- a CDS encoding polyprenyl synthetase family protein, with the protein MTTVLPPALQTAREAVDPVLRNAVDRLDPDTRRVCEYHFGWSDADGSPGGGGGKALRPAMVLLSARSVATAGDPIVAAAAVELVHNFSLLHDDVMDGDTSRRHRGTAWTVFGKPAALLAGDALLALSNEILLESPSRHAAAAARSLSIATRVLIAGQAADLGFECRAEVGFDECLQMAHDKTAALLACASSIGALHVGAPRETVARLHAYGTELGMAFQLVDDLLGLWGDPDVTGKPVLSDLRARKKSVPVVHALSSGTAAGDRLHRLYAQAEPLTEDQLQEAAEMVQRAGSADWTRQECERRLAAADEYLSDGDVTESLTELAEFIVRRKL; encoded by the coding sequence ATGACGACCGTTCTGCCACCAGCCCTGCAAACCGCCAGGGAGGCGGTGGATCCGGTGCTGCGCAACGCAGTGGACCGCCTCGACCCGGACACCCGCCGGGTGTGCGAGTACCACTTCGGCTGGAGCGACGCCGACGGCTCCCCGGGAGGTGGTGGCGGGAAGGCCCTGCGGCCGGCGATGGTGCTGCTGTCCGCGCGCAGCGTTGCCACCGCGGGGGATCCGATCGTCGCGGCGGCCGCGGTGGAACTCGTGCACAACTTCTCCCTGCTGCACGACGACGTGATGGACGGCGATACCTCCCGCCGCCACCGGGGGACCGCGTGGACCGTCTTCGGAAAACCGGCAGCGCTGCTGGCCGGGGACGCGTTGCTGGCGCTGTCCAACGAGATACTGCTGGAATCGCCGTCGCGCCATGCGGCGGCAGCGGCCCGGTCGCTGTCCATCGCGACCCGCGTCCTGATCGCCGGGCAGGCCGCCGACCTGGGCTTCGAGTGCCGCGCCGAGGTCGGGTTCGATGAATGCCTGCAGATGGCGCACGACAAGACCGCCGCGCTGCTCGCCTGCGCCTCATCCATCGGCGCGCTCCACGTCGGCGCGCCGCGGGAAACCGTGGCCCGGCTGCACGCCTACGGCACCGAACTGGGGATGGCCTTCCAGCTCGTCGACGACCTGCTCGGCCTGTGGGGCGACCCCGACGTCACCGGTAAGCCCGTGCTGTCCGACCTGCGGGCCCGCAAGAAGTCGGTGCCGGTCGTGCACGCGCTGAGCTCCGGGACCGCCGCCGGCGATCGGCTGCACCGGCTGTACGCGCAGGCCGAACCGCTCACCGAGGACCAGCTGCAGGAGGCCGCCGAAATGGTGCAGCGGGCCGGCTCGGCGGACTGGACCCGCCAGGAGTGCGAGCGGCGGCTGGCCGCCGCCGACGAATACTTGTCCGATGGCGACGTGACCGAGTCGCTGACCGAGCTGGCCGAGTTCATCGTACGGAGGAAGCTTTGA
- a CDS encoding phosphorylase family protein, translating into MTAMRLLVCAPLGIEARALRAALGPGTVHRTGYGPRRSARSAASLAGVDFDVLVVAGLAGGVGAEVCTGDVIVADELRGQRGTVLCPAAPSLAAELRRAGFPVRCGPIATAGRVVHGAQRAELARAGVLAVDMESAVLAEAAGGRPLGVVRVVVDTARQPLLRPGTPDRALTALARLHAIGSCLPRWGRAVLRERTVPPEIRSAAPEEVS; encoded by the coding sequence ATGACTGCGATGCGGCTGCTGGTCTGCGCCCCGCTGGGCATCGAAGCCCGAGCCCTGCGGGCGGCCCTGGGCCCCGGAACCGTGCACCGCACGGGCTACGGGCCGCGCCGCAGCGCCCGCAGCGCGGCCTCGCTCGCCGGGGTGGACTTCGACGTATTGGTCGTCGCTGGGCTCGCCGGCGGGGTCGGCGCCGAGGTCTGCACCGGCGATGTGATCGTGGCCGATGAGCTCCGCGGTCAGCGCGGCACCGTGCTCTGCCCAGCGGCACCGTCGTTGGCAGCGGAGTTGCGCCGCGCCGGGTTCCCGGTGCGTTGCGGGCCGATTGCCACTGCCGGTCGCGTGGTGCACGGCGCCCAGCGCGCCGAGCTGGCCCGTGCCGGGGTGCTCGCCGTCGACATGGAGTCGGCAGTGCTGGCCGAGGCAGCAGGGGGACGTCCACTCGGCGTCGTGCGGGTCGTGGTGGACACCGCACGGCAACCACTGCTCCGGCCCGGCACGCCGGATCGCGCGCTGACCGCGCTCGCCCGGCTGCACGCCATCGGCTCGTGCCTGCCGCGGTGGGGCCGCGCCGTCCTGCGGGAGCGCACCGTCCCGCCGGAGATCCGATCCGCCGCACCCGAGGAGGTGTCCTGA
- a CDS encoding TetR/AcrR family transcriptional regulator: protein MTPGALEGALQRPISEPADDRVLDAAREAFEDIGIQRTTMLEIARRAGLGRATVYRRFPDRDAVVAAVLLREVRGFLAWLDERIDHIEDPAEQTVECFVAVVTGLRAHSLLNRLLTLEPAAALPALTVDAGAVLAAARGYLAEKLRRHQQAGRLRRFDPEPVAEVFVRLAHSMLLTPHGCIPAEDDARSRAFARAHLVPVIAG from the coding sequence GTGACACCCGGTGCGTTGGAAGGCGCTTTGCAGCGCCCGATCTCGGAACCCGCCGATGATCGAGTGCTGGACGCGGCCCGGGAAGCGTTTGAGGACATCGGGATCCAGCGGACGACGATGCTCGAAATCGCGCGCCGCGCCGGGCTCGGGCGCGCCACGGTGTACCGGCGCTTCCCGGACCGGGACGCGGTCGTGGCGGCGGTGCTGTTGCGGGAGGTGCGAGGCTTCCTGGCCTGGCTGGACGAGCGGATCGACCACATCGAGGACCCCGCCGAGCAGACTGTGGAGTGCTTCGTCGCGGTCGTCACCGGACTGCGCGCGCATTCGCTGCTGAACCGGCTGCTGACGCTCGAACCGGCGGCGGCGCTGCCGGCGTTGACCGTGGACGCCGGTGCCGTGCTCGCGGCCGCCCGCGGCTACCTGGCCGAGAAGCTGCGCCGGCATCAGCAGGCCGGTCGGCTGCGGCGCTTCGACCCCGAGCCCGTCGCGGAGGTGTTCGTGCGGCTGGCGCACTCGATGCTGCTCACTCCGCATGGCTGCATCCCGGCGGAGGACGACGCGCGGTCCCGAGCCTTCGCTCGCGCCCACCTGGTCCCCGTGATCGCCGGTTAG
- the shc gene encoding squalene--hopene cyclase, with translation MVSASAALADARTALAAGRDYLLSLQHPDGWWKGELETNVTMDVEDLLLRQFLGIRTAAETEQAARWIRAQQRPDGTWANFYGGPGDLSTTVEAYTALKLAGDDVDAEHMAVARDWILARGGLEATRVFTRIWLALFGEWSWDELPAMPPELVLLPKWFPLNVADWGCWARQTVVPLTVVCTLRPCRNLGIDVRELRTGRAAERVRPQWSWKYGFHALGRVLDGYHRRPLKALRKHAMLRAAEWIVARQEADGSWGGIQPPWVYSLLALHLLGYPLDHPVLRHGLAGLEGFLIREQTPAGPVRRLEACQSPVWDTVLGMQALRDAGVPADHQSLRRATDFLLAEEIRVKGDWSVRRPDLPPGGGWAFEFDNDGYPDIDDTAEALLALNRIEHPDREAVRGAIERGVRWLRGMQSRDGGWGAFDADNTRALVRKLPFCDFGEVIDPPSADVTAHVVEALAALGHDDRVLRRGVKWLLDNQEKDGSWFGRWGANHVYGTGAVVPALVRAGLEPDHRPLRRAVRWLERHQNADGGWGEDLRSYRDSEWIGRGDSTASQTGWALLALLAVGRHGTDAVHRGVQYLARTQRVDGGWDEPQFTGTGFPGDFYINYHLYRVIFPLTALGRYQRAGD, from the coding sequence GTGGTTTCCGCTTCCGCCGCGCTAGCCGATGCCCGGACCGCGCTGGCCGCCGGCCGCGACTACCTGCTTTCCCTCCAGCACCCCGACGGTTGGTGGAAGGGCGAGCTGGAGACCAACGTGACGATGGACGTCGAGGACCTGCTGCTGCGGCAGTTCCTGGGCATCCGCACCGCCGCCGAGACCGAGCAGGCCGCCCGCTGGATCCGCGCACAGCAGCGCCCCGACGGCACCTGGGCGAACTTCTACGGCGGACCCGGCGACCTGTCCACCACGGTGGAGGCCTACACGGCACTCAAGCTCGCCGGTGACGACGTCGACGCCGAGCACATGGCGGTGGCGCGCGACTGGATCCTGGCGCGTGGCGGGCTGGAGGCCACCCGGGTGTTCACCCGGATCTGGTTGGCGCTGTTCGGCGAATGGTCCTGGGACGAACTGCCCGCGATGCCGCCGGAACTCGTGCTGCTGCCGAAGTGGTTCCCGCTGAACGTCGCGGACTGGGGGTGCTGGGCGCGGCAGACCGTCGTCCCGCTGACCGTGGTGTGCACGCTGCGGCCATGCCGGAACCTCGGCATCGACGTGCGCGAACTGCGCACCGGACGCGCGGCGGAACGGGTCCGTCCACAGTGGTCGTGGAAGTACGGTTTCCACGCCCTGGGCCGGGTTCTGGACGGCTACCACCGACGCCCGCTCAAGGCGCTGCGCAAGCACGCGATGCTGCGCGCGGCGGAGTGGATCGTGGCGCGGCAGGAAGCCGACGGCTCCTGGGGCGGGATCCAGCCGCCGTGGGTGTACTCGCTGCTGGCGCTGCACCTGCTCGGCTACCCGCTGGACCACCCGGTGCTGCGGCACGGGCTCGCCGGGTTGGAGGGTTTCCTGATCCGCGAGCAGACCCCGGCCGGTCCGGTGCGGCGGCTGGAGGCCTGCCAGTCCCCGGTGTGGGACACCGTGCTCGGCATGCAGGCGCTGCGCGATGCGGGGGTGCCCGCCGACCACCAGTCGCTGCGCCGGGCGACCGATTTCCTGCTGGCCGAGGAGATCCGGGTCAAGGGCGACTGGTCGGTGCGCCGCCCGGACCTGCCGCCCGGAGGAGGCTGGGCGTTCGAGTTCGACAACGACGGCTACCCGGACATCGACGACACCGCCGAAGCGCTGCTCGCGCTGAACCGGATCGAGCACCCGGACCGGGAGGCGGTGCGCGGCGCCATCGAGCGCGGTGTCCGCTGGTTGCGCGGCATGCAGTCCCGCGACGGCGGCTGGGGCGCCTTCGACGCCGACAACACCCGGGCGCTGGTGCGCAAGCTGCCGTTCTGCGATTTCGGCGAGGTGATCGACCCGCCGTCGGCCGACGTGACGGCGCACGTGGTGGAGGCGCTGGCCGCGCTGGGGCACGACGACCGGGTGCTGCGACGGGGCGTGAAGTGGCTGCTGGACAACCAGGAGAAGGACGGGTCCTGGTTCGGCCGTTGGGGCGCGAACCACGTTTACGGCACCGGAGCCGTGGTCCCGGCGCTGGTCCGGGCGGGCCTCGAACCCGATCACCGGCCGCTGCGGCGGGCGGTGCGGTGGCTGGAACGCCACCAGAACGCCGACGGTGGCTGGGGCGAGGACCTGCGTTCCTACCGCGACTCGGAGTGGATCGGCCGGGGCGATTCCACGGCGTCGCAAACCGGCTGGGCGTTGCTGGCGCTGCTGGCGGTGGGCCGGCACGGCACCGACGCGGTGCACCGCGGCGTGCAGTACCTGGCCCGCACCCAGCGGGTGGACGGCGGTTGGGACGAACCGCAGTTCACCGGCACCGGGTTCCCCGGCGACTTCTACATCAACTACCACCTGTACCGGGTGATCTTCCCGCTCACCGCGCTCGGGCGGTACCAACGTGCTGGGGACTGA
- the hpnD gene encoding presqualene diphosphate synthase HpnD, whose product MTDWAWIRDAYLECEQITREQARNFSYGIRLLPGPKRRALSAVYAFARRVDDIGDGDLPREGKLRSLKQAREAIHAASIGAADPVLVALADAAARLPVPLAAFDELIDGCEADVRGVRYGTFEELLHYCRCVAGSIGRLSLGVFGTIDPPTAERRADALGVALQLTNILRDIQEDQLAGRVYLPAEDLERFGVRLEPGNGRVEDLERWDRLIRFQAARAGQWYAEGLRLLPMLDRRSRACCASMAGIYHELLARIAADPRAALHQRASLSGWRKAGVAARSLAGMTP is encoded by the coding sequence GTGACCGATTGGGCCTGGATCCGGGACGCCTACCTGGAGTGCGAGCAGATCACCCGGGAACAGGCGCGAAACTTCTCCTACGGGATCCGGCTGCTGCCCGGCCCGAAGCGGCGGGCGCTGTCGGCGGTCTACGCCTTCGCCCGCCGCGTGGACGACATCGGCGACGGCGACCTGCCGCGCGAGGGGAAGCTGCGGAGCCTGAAGCAGGCACGCGAGGCGATCCACGCGGCGAGCATCGGCGCCGCCGACCCGGTGCTGGTGGCGCTGGCGGACGCGGCGGCGCGCCTGCCGGTGCCACTGGCGGCCTTCGACGAGCTCATCGACGGCTGCGAGGCCGATGTCCGCGGCGTGCGCTACGGCACCTTCGAGGAGCTGCTGCACTACTGCCGCTGCGTGGCCGGATCGATCGGACGGCTGTCACTGGGCGTGTTCGGCACCATCGACCCGCCCACGGCCGAGCGACGCGCGGACGCGCTCGGTGTCGCGCTGCAGCTGACCAACATCCTGCGCGACATCCAGGAGGACCAGCTGGCCGGGCGGGTCTACCTGCCTGCCGAGGACCTCGAGAGGTTCGGCGTTCGGCTGGAGCCGGGCAACGGGCGGGTCGAGGACCTGGAGAGGTGGGACCGGCTGATCCGGTTCCAGGCCGCCCGCGCTGGGCAATGGTACGCCGAAGGGCTTCGGCTGCTGCCGATGCTCGACCGGCGCAGCCGGGCGTGCTGCGCGTCGATGGCGGGCATCTACCACGAACTGCTGGCCCGCATCGCCGCCGACCCGCGTGCCGCGCTGCACCAGCGGGCCTCGCTGTCCGGCTGGCGGAAGGCGGGCGTCGCGGCGCGGTCGCTGGCGGGGATGACACCGTGA
- a CDS encoding oxygenase MpaB family protein — translation MRRFDRLERILALDPDRDCEEIYRLLAEYEFPWDITKALEFALFRTYAVSRIGRLLDHTGEFTGSAQKRYDDTVLVLYEIFHRGTTSDRGRQALEQLNAIHGRYRISNDDYAYTLSTFVVTPVRWIEQFGWRKLHPREVRALTNTMRRLGEGMKLSGIPETYAEFELLFDDYEREHFAFDAGGRRVADATLDLFGSWYPRLLSPAVARAARFLMEPHLLTAFGFPQVGNVGRKAVEAALKVRAELVRVGPVRPDSSPVGPDPMSYPDGYEIADLGPDSFHRYQAKRRAKQTCPVAT, via the coding sequence ATGAGGCGTTTCGACCGGCTGGAGCGGATCCTCGCGCTCGATCCCGATCGTGACTGCGAGGAGATCTACCGGCTGCTCGCCGAGTACGAATTCCCCTGGGACATCACCAAGGCCCTGGAGTTCGCGCTGTTCCGAACCTACGCGGTGTCCCGCATCGGCCGGCTGCTGGACCACACCGGCGAATTCACCGGGTCCGCGCAGAAGCGCTACGACGACACCGTGCTCGTCCTCTACGAGATCTTCCACAGAGGCACCACCAGCGACCGCGGGCGGCAGGCGCTGGAACAGCTCAACGCCATCCACGGCCGGTACAGGATCAGCAACGACGACTACGCCTACACGCTGTCGACGTTCGTGGTGACGCCGGTGCGCTGGATCGAGCAGTTCGGCTGGCGGAAGCTGCACCCGCGCGAGGTGCGGGCGCTGACCAACACCATGCGGCGGCTCGGCGAGGGCATGAAGCTCTCCGGAATCCCGGAGACCTACGCGGAATTCGAGCTGCTCTTCGACGACTACGAGCGCGAGCACTTCGCGTTCGACGCGGGCGGCCGCCGGGTCGCCGACGCGACGCTGGACCTGTTCGGCTCCTGGTATCCGCGGTTGCTATCCCCGGCCGTGGCGCGGGCGGCGCGGTTCCTAATGGAGCCGCACCTGCTGACCGCCTTCGGCTTCCCGCAGGTCGGGAACGTCGGCCGCAAGGCCGTCGAGGCGGCGCTGAAGGTGCGCGCCGAGCTCGTGCGAGTGGGGCCGGTCCGGCCGGATTCCAGCCCGGTCGGGCCCGATCCGATGTCCTATCCGGACGGTTACGAGATCGCCGACCTCGGGCCGGACTCGTTTCACCGCTACCAGGCCAAGCGCCGGGCGAAGCAGACCTGCCCGGTGGCCACGTGA